One segment of Mycolicibacterium sp. YH-1 DNA contains the following:
- a CDS encoding DUF2613 domain-containing protein, with product MDRFVLPAAASIVVGLLLGAAAIFGLTLMVQQDTKPPVQAGDPASSVLNRVEYGERT from the coding sequence GTGGATCGGTTCGTCTTGCCCGCAGCGGCCAGCATCGTGGTCGGCTTGCTCCTTGGGGCGGCGGCCATCTTCGGGTTGACCCTGATGGTCCAGCAGGACACCAAGCCCCCCGTGCAGGCAGGCGATCCCGCATCGTCGGTGCTCAACAGGGTCGAGTACGGCGAACGTACCTAG
- a CDS encoding alpha-(1->3)-arabinofuranosyltransferase, producing the protein MWAVCAVALALSFAQSPGQISPDTKLDLTANPLRFLARAANLWNSDLPFGQAQNQAYGYLFPHGAFFLAGDVLGLPGWVTQRLWWALLLVVGFWGLLRVAEALGIGTTSSRVIAAVAFTLSPRVLTTLGAISSEALPMMLAPWVLLPVILALRGSGDVRVLAARSAVAVALMGAVNAVATLTGCLAAVIWWAAHRPNRLWWRFTAWWALCTALAVTWWVIALFMLGRISPPFLDFIESSGVTTQWLSLTEMLRGTFSWTPFVAPSATAGASLVTGSVAVLATTLVAAAGLAGLAMRSMPARGRLIAILFVGLVVLAAGYSGQFGSPIAAQVQAFLDGSGTPLRNVAKLEPLLRLPIALGLAHLLGRIPLPGSSPASVWLPAFTHPERDKRVAVGVVVLVALTAGTSLAWTGRLTPPGGFTEIPDHWHAAAAWLDDNNFPDPGRVLVVPGAPFATQVWGNSRDEPLQVLGSSPWGVRDSIPLTPPQTIRALDSVQRLFAAGRPSDGLAETLARQGISYVVLRNDLDPDTSRSARPLLVHRAIDGSPGLERVAEFGDPVGPGTLDGFITDSGLRPSYPAVEIYRVTGSVPVRPYLADVGAMARVDGAPEALLRLDERRRLLGQPPLGPMLLTSDAERAGLPVPLVTVTDTPAARETDYGRVDDHSSAIRTPDDARRTFNRVRDYPAPGADEVYAKWPGGRITVSSSAADSTALPNVAPATGPAAAIDGDTSTSWVSNSLQSALGQWLQVDFDRPIANATVTITPSATAVGAQVRRIEVSTANGTSTLRFEEPGKPLAAALPYGETPWVRFTAVGTDDGSPGVQFGITDFTVTQYDASGYAQPVNLRHTVEVPGPPAGSKVAQWDLGSELLGRPGCADGPIGVLCAASMALSPEEPVNMSRTLTVPEPTSVAPTVWVRARQSPNLADLIREPGTTRAVGDADPIDVLGSAYAATDGDPRTAWTAPQHTVQNRNGANLELRLPKPTDVTALRLTPSATPLPAHPTLVAVDLGDGPQVRTLDPRGGTQTVQLHPRRTDVVKLSILGWDDVIDRTALGFDQVKPPGLAEVAVLDGRGAPVAAADAARNRGRVISLPCGKGPIIGMAGQFLQTSVETRVGDLLDGRPIAAKPCLSGPIELPAGQQELLVSPGPAFFVDGVQLATPLAADVTTAPTTPADVTRWSNDRRELNVTAADSERVLVVPESVNPGWIARGPDGSALSPVTVNGWQQGWVLPAGTSGAVTLEFASNALYRAGLFGGLALLPVLLLLALLPARRRGEPEPAAQTWHRTALVASAAVLGVGFVIAGAAGLVVAAACVGARYALRGWAALDRATVFVTAGGLTLAGAVLSQDPWRSVDGYIGHWWGVQLLALISVSALAASTIPLHRDDELPSEETTFDDVGSSADTTGGTEPVGDPPRTAGQ; encoded by the coding sequence TTGTGGGCGGTCTGCGCCGTCGCGCTGGCCCTGAGTTTCGCGCAGTCTCCCGGGCAGATATCACCCGACACCAAGCTCGACCTCACAGCCAATCCCCTGCGTTTCCTGGCCCGCGCCGCGAATCTCTGGAACAGCGATCTGCCGTTCGGGCAGGCCCAGAACCAGGCCTACGGGTACCTGTTCCCGCATGGTGCGTTCTTCCTCGCCGGCGACGTGCTCGGTCTGCCCGGCTGGGTGACACAACGGCTGTGGTGGGCGCTGCTCCTGGTCGTGGGCTTCTGGGGGCTGCTGCGGGTCGCCGAGGCGCTCGGCATCGGGACGACGAGTTCACGGGTCATCGCGGCCGTCGCGTTCACCCTGTCTCCCCGAGTGCTGACGACGCTCGGGGCGATCTCATCGGAGGCACTGCCGATGATGCTCGCCCCGTGGGTGCTGCTTCCTGTGATCCTGGCCCTGCGCGGTTCGGGGGACGTCCGGGTACTCGCGGCCCGATCCGCCGTCGCGGTCGCTCTCATGGGCGCGGTCAATGCGGTCGCCACCCTGACCGGGTGCCTGGCCGCGGTGATCTGGTGGGCCGCGCATCGCCCGAACCGGCTGTGGTGGCGCTTCACCGCGTGGTGGGCGCTGTGCACCGCGCTCGCCGTGACGTGGTGGGTCATCGCCCTGTTCATGCTCGGCCGGATCAGCCCGCCGTTCCTCGACTTCATCGAATCCTCCGGTGTCACCACCCAGTGGCTGTCGTTGACCGAGATGCTGCGCGGCACCTTCAGCTGGACGCCCTTCGTCGCGCCCAGCGCCACCGCAGGCGCCTCGCTTGTGACGGGATCCGTCGCGGTGCTCGCGACCACATTGGTGGCGGCCGCGGGCCTGGCCGGACTGGCGATGCGGTCCATGCCCGCGCGGGGCAGGCTCATCGCGATCCTGTTCGTCGGACTGGTCGTGCTGGCGGCGGGTTACTCCGGCCAGTTTGGCTCACCGATCGCCGCCCAGGTGCAGGCGTTCCTCGACGGCTCCGGGACGCCGCTGCGCAATGTCGCCAAGCTGGAACCGCTGCTACGGCTGCCGATAGCGCTTGGTCTCGCGCATCTCCTTGGCCGAATCCCGCTGCCGGGAAGCAGCCCTGCCAGCGTGTGGTTGCCCGCGTTCACCCACCCCGAGCGGGACAAGCGGGTGGCCGTCGGCGTCGTCGTTCTCGTCGCCCTGACGGCGGGCACATCGCTGGCCTGGACGGGCCGCCTCACCCCGCCCGGCGGGTTCACGGAGATCCCCGACCACTGGCATGCCGCAGCGGCGTGGCTGGACGACAACAACTTCCCCGATCCCGGCCGGGTGCTCGTGGTGCCGGGTGCGCCATTCGCCACCCAGGTGTGGGGCAACAGCCGTGACGAGCCCCTGCAGGTCCTGGGCTCCAGTCCGTGGGGTGTGCGCGACTCCATCCCCTTGACCCCGCCGCAGACGATCCGTGCGCTGGACTCGGTCCAGCGACTGTTCGCCGCGGGGCGCCCATCCGACGGACTGGCCGAAACGCTGGCACGTCAAGGCATTTCGTACGTGGTCCTGCGCAACGATCTCGATCCCGACACATCACGCTCGGCGCGGCCGCTGCTGGTGCACCGCGCCATCGACGGATCGCCGGGTCTGGAGCGAGTCGCCGAGTTCGGCGACCCCGTCGGTCCGGGAACACTGGACGGGTTCATCACCGACAGCGGTCTGCGGCCGAGCTACCCCGCGGTGGAGATCTACCGCGTGACCGGATCGGTGCCCGTGCGGCCCTACCTCGCCGACGTCGGTGCGATGGCCCGCGTCGACGGCGCCCCCGAGGCGTTGCTGCGCCTCGACGAACGACGGCGACTACTCGGCCAGCCACCGCTGGGGCCCATGCTGCTGACGTCGGACGCCGAGCGTGCCGGGCTGCCCGTTCCGCTGGTCACGGTCACCGACACCCCGGCCGCGCGGGAGACCGACTACGGCCGCGTCGATGACCACTCGTCGGCAATCCGCACGCCCGATGACGCCCGCCGCACCTTCAACCGCGTCCGGGACTACCCCGCACCCGGCGCCGACGAGGTGTACGCGAAGTGGCCCGGCGGGCGGATCACGGTGTCGAGTTCGGCGGCGGACTCGACGGCGCTGCCCAACGTGGCGCCCGCGACGGGGCCCGCCGCCGCCATCGACGGCGACACCTCGACGAGCTGGGTATCGAACTCACTGCAGTCGGCTCTGGGGCAGTGGCTCCAGGTCGACTTCGACCGCCCCATCGCCAACGCGACGGTCACCATCACGCCCAGCGCCACCGCCGTGGGAGCACAGGTCCGCCGCATCGAGGTGTCGACGGCCAACGGCACGAGCACGCTGCGCTTCGAGGAGCCGGGTAAGCCGCTGGCCGCAGCCCTGCCGTACGGCGAGACGCCATGGGTGCGTTTCACCGCTGTCGGCACCGATGACGGCTCCCCGGGCGTTCAGTTCGGCATCACCGACTTCACGGTCACCCAATACGACGCGTCGGGCTACGCGCAGCCGGTGAACCTGCGCCACACCGTCGAGGTGCCCGGCCCGCCAGCGGGATCCAAAGTGGCCCAATGGGATCTGGGCTCAGAGCTGCTCGGCCGCCCCGGCTGCGCCGACGGACCCATCGGCGTGCTGTGCGCGGCGTCCATGGCGCTGTCACCGGAGGAGCCGGTGAACATGAGCCGGACACTGACGGTGCCCGAGCCGACATCGGTGGCACCGACGGTGTGGGTGCGCGCGCGACAGAGCCCCAACCTCGCCGACCTGATCCGTGAGCCGGGCACGACCCGCGCGGTGGGCGACGCCGACCCGATCGACGTGCTCGGCTCGGCGTATGCCGCCACCGACGGTGACCCGCGTACCGCCTGGACGGCGCCGCAGCACACGGTGCAGAACCGCAACGGCGCCAATCTCGAACTGCGCCTGCCGAAGCCGACCGATGTCACGGCGCTGCGCCTGACCCCGAGCGCCACTCCCCTGCCCGCGCATCCAACGCTGGTGGCCGTCGATCTCGGGGACGGCCCGCAGGTGCGCACGCTCGATCCCCGCGGCGGCACCCAGACGGTGCAGCTGCACCCGCGACGAACCGACGTGGTGAAACTGTCGATCCTCGGCTGGGACGACGTCATCGACCGCACCGCACTCGGATTCGATCAGGTGAAGCCGCCGGGCCTCGCCGAGGTCGCCGTCCTCGACGGTCGCGGTGCACCGGTCGCCGCGGCCGATGCCGCGCGCAACCGCGGACGCGTGATCAGCCTGCCGTGCGGCAAGGGACCCATCATCGGCATGGCCGGACAGTTCCTTCAGACCTCGGTTGAGACACGCGTCGGTGATCTCCTCGACGGGCGCCCGATCGCTGCGAAGCCGTGCCTGTCGGGACCCATCGAACTGCCCGCGGGACAACAGGAACTGCTGGTCAGCCCTGGCCCGGCCTTCTTCGTCGACGGCGTCCAACTCGCAACACCCCTGGCCGCGGACGTGACCACTGCGCCGACGACACCTGCTGATGTGACGCGCTGGAGCAACGACCGCCGCGAACTCAACGTCACCGCAGCCGACTCCGAACGCGTGCTGGTGGTGCCCGAGAGCGTCAACCCGGGATGGATCGCGCGGGGCCCCGACGGTAGCGCCCTGTCCCCGGTGACCGTGAACGGTTGGCAGCAGGGCTGGGTGCTGCCCGCGGGGACCTCGGGCGCGGTGACGCTCGAGTTCGCGTCGAACGCGCTCTACCGCGCCGGACTGTTCGGCGGGCTCGCGCTGTTGCCGGTCCTGCTGTTGTTGGCATTGCTGCCGGCACGCCGACGCGGGGAACCCGAGCCCGCCGCGCAGACGTGGCACCGGACGGCGCTGGTCGCAAGCGCGGCGGTGCTCGGCGTCGGGTTCGTGATCGCCGGGGCCGCAGGCCTGGTGGTGGCCGCCGCATGCGTTGGCGCCCGGTACGCGCTGCGCGGGTGGGCAGCCCTGGACCGGGCGACGGTTTTCGTCACAGCGGGTGGTCTGACGCTGGCGGGTGCGGTGCTGAGCCAGGACCCGTGGCGCTCCGTCGACGGCTACATCGGACACTGGTGGGGCGTGCAGTTGCTGGCCCTGATCAGTGTCAGCGCGCTCGCGGCCTCGACCATCCCGCTGCACAGGGACGATGAACTACCGTCCGAGGAAACGACTTTCGATGATGTCGGCTCCTCGGCAGACACCACCGGCGGCACGGAACCCGTTGGCGACCCGCCGCGCACCGCTGGTCAGTGA
- a CDS encoding glycosyltransferase gives MATFLAYTSPALGNLLPMSALLAELARRGHRVEVRTAASGVPVVRRAGMAAAPVDARIEAVEMTDWTQSSGRAALRVALEVFGRRAPLEVDDLRAAIGDTDPDALVIDCNCWGAAAAAEASGLPWLTFWPYFPLPRSPGIPPFGPGLRPWPGWPGRLRDRLLDPVVGRPVSKAMLPAVGALRSALSLPAVGTTDDLFRRAPLALVASAPPFDYPRSDDGGRLYMIGPCELNDPGPPPGWLRAIERPVVLVTTSSERQGDSALGLAAIEAMADEPVHVVATFPCGVPDSLTLPANATAVEFVSHAAVLEHAVCAVTHGGMGATQKALARGVPVCVVPFGRDQFEVARHVEVARCGTRLPARRLTPSRLRASIVRARSLTSGARRVANGFRAAGGVCRGADIIESRFLGR, from the coding sequence ATGGCGACGTTTTTGGCCTACACGTCACCGGCACTGGGAAACCTGCTGCCGATGTCCGCGCTCCTGGCCGAGTTGGCACGTCGAGGCCACCGCGTCGAGGTGCGAACGGCGGCGAGCGGGGTACCCGTCGTCCGTCGCGCCGGCATGGCCGCGGCACCGGTGGACGCCCGCATCGAGGCAGTCGAGATGACGGACTGGACCCAGTCCTCGGGGCGCGCGGCACTGCGGGTTGCGCTCGAGGTGTTTGGTCGTCGGGCGCCGCTCGAGGTCGACGATCTACGCGCCGCGATCGGCGACACCGATCCCGACGCGCTCGTCATCGACTGCAACTGTTGGGGGGCCGCGGCGGCTGCCGAGGCGTCCGGCCTGCCATGGCTGACCTTCTGGCCGTACTTTCCGCTCCCGCGCTCACCCGGCATCCCTCCGTTCGGGCCGGGCTTGCGGCCGTGGCCGGGCTGGCCGGGGAGGCTTCGCGACCGACTGCTCGATCCCGTCGTCGGTCGGCCGGTGTCGAAGGCGATGCTGCCGGCCGTCGGAGCGCTCCGGTCGGCGCTGTCGCTACCGGCGGTCGGAACCACTGACGATCTGTTCCGCCGAGCGCCGCTGGCTCTGGTCGCCAGCGCGCCGCCGTTCGACTACCCGAGATCGGACGACGGTGGACGGTTGTACATGATCGGGCCGTGCGAACTCAACGATCCCGGGCCGCCACCGGGCTGGCTGCGCGCGATCGAGCGTCCGGTGGTGCTGGTGACGACATCGTCAGAGCGACAGGGTGACTCGGCGCTCGGGCTCGCGGCGATCGAGGCCATGGCCGATGAGCCAGTGCACGTTGTCGCGACGTTCCCGTGCGGTGTGCCGGATTCCCTCACGTTGCCGGCGAACGCCACTGCTGTCGAGTTCGTCTCGCACGCAGCGGTGTTGGAGCACGCCGTCTGCGCAGTCACGCACGGCGGGATGGGCGCCACTCAGAAGGCGCTGGCGCGCGGCGTACCCGTCTGTGTCGTTCCCTTTGGCCGGGACCAGTTCGAAGTCGCCCGCCATGTCGAGGTGGCGCGGTGCGGCACCCGACTTCCTGCGCGCAGGCTCACACCTTCGCGGCTGAGGGCCAGTATCGTGCGGGCGCGGTCACTGACCAGCGGTGCGCGGCGGGTCGCCAACGGGTTCCGTGCCGCCGGTGGTGTCTGCCGAGGAGCCGACATCATCGAAAGTCGTTTCCTCGGACGGTAG
- a CDS encoding AAA family ATPase: MDLAATLDAEALRDVMSELFSHCGAVVERLGGTVDKFTGDGIMALFGAPIAMEDHAVRACLAALEVQREARRLSEGVLRRYGVGYDVRVGLNSGDVITGQIGSSPTSYTAVGVHVGMAQRMESAAQPGAVMISESTARLVESIADLGEPELVTIKGRQEPVLARRLLAVGVRHEPSDRRPSTLIGRQREADALETLLDGAAAGSGCVVGIAGPAGMGKSRIASEVTSAALRRGIRTATTFCESHASEVPFYVVARLLRNALAAGNGQRPQAAEPGDVELLEELFGVRTGPTNPTLSADARRRRLAQMLAAELIHAGAPTVFVIEDAHWIDAVSEALLVEVCALVPEASAMVLVTYRPEYRGELLNTPALQLFPLAPLDRAQSLTLAEELMGSDPSLRGLTRQVVSRAAGNPFFVHEIVRDLAARDVLAGAPGAYVLRGDPTDITVPATLQVAIAARIDRLDPDAKRLLNAAALAGSEFTADLLADTLTTTESSIQSGLDKLVAAELIQPTATTPTAEYAFGHPLIRAVASETQLRSVRTSVHRRLAATIETRSGPDPDHNAALIATHLESAGDLLDAFMWHLRAGAWFTNRDIGAARTSWQQARAVADRMPASEPYRDLMRITPRSLLCGSSWRAGGSVADAGFEELDRLCRDADAPIPLAMGMAGHMSALSVHARARESAALAPQYEALVESIGDPNVTTGLLFAAIYAKHLTGDTAEALRLAQRVIDLAAGDPIRGNFLTGSPLAFATAMRAAAKCGLGRDGWLQDFDDANRLARAADPTTYVSTVMFKYSVGISVGALVVDDTARCETAEALEIALAFSEDMALGLAQVARGLALVHSDDDADRAHGFELFAAARALADADRYSANEVRLIEIEEAAQCARSGDLDHAIETATQVAVTLIEAGMPLYLGHATTVLVTALLGRAADGDVTRARSAVDRLAEFTGPSTVGFHELPLVRLRALVTRAEGDDTGYRRLANRYRRMAHERGYAGHVLIADSMG, translated from the coding sequence ATGGACCTCGCCGCGACGCTCGACGCCGAGGCGCTCCGCGACGTGATGAGCGAGTTGTTCAGTCACTGCGGTGCGGTGGTCGAGCGGCTCGGCGGCACGGTCGACAAGTTCACCGGCGATGGCATCATGGCGCTCTTCGGTGCGCCGATCGCGATGGAGGATCACGCGGTTCGGGCCTGTCTGGCCGCATTGGAGGTTCAGCGGGAGGCCCGGCGGCTGTCCGAGGGCGTCCTGCGCCGTTACGGTGTCGGCTACGACGTGCGGGTCGGGCTCAACTCTGGTGACGTCATAACCGGCCAGATCGGCTCCAGCCCAACCAGTTACACCGCCGTCGGGGTGCATGTCGGGATGGCACAGCGGATGGAGTCGGCGGCGCAGCCGGGTGCCGTGATGATCAGCGAGTCGACGGCCCGATTGGTCGAAAGCATCGCCGACCTCGGCGAACCCGAGCTGGTCACGATCAAGGGCCGACAGGAACCGGTGCTGGCCAGGCGGCTACTGGCCGTCGGTGTCAGGCACGAACCGTCCGATCGTCGGCCCTCCACGCTCATCGGACGTCAACGCGAGGCCGACGCACTGGAGACGCTTCTCGACGGTGCCGCGGCGGGGTCGGGTTGCGTCGTCGGTATCGCCGGTCCGGCGGGGATGGGCAAGAGCCGCATCGCATCGGAGGTCACGTCCGCGGCACTACGACGAGGCATCCGGACTGCCACGACGTTCTGCGAGTCACATGCCAGCGAGGTCCCGTTCTACGTCGTGGCACGCCTGCTGCGCAATGCGCTCGCCGCCGGGAACGGGCAGCGGCCGCAGGCCGCAGAACCGGGAGACGTTGAGCTACTCGAGGAGCTGTTCGGCGTCCGGACCGGTCCTACCAATCCGACCCTTTCGGCCGATGCCAGGCGTCGGCGTCTGGCTCAGATGCTGGCTGCGGAGCTGATCCATGCCGGCGCGCCGACGGTGTTCGTCATCGAGGACGCGCACTGGATCGACGCCGTCAGTGAGGCCCTGTTGGTCGAAGTGTGTGCCCTGGTGCCGGAGGCCTCGGCGATGGTTCTGGTGACCTATCGCCCGGAGTACCGCGGAGAACTCCTGAACACGCCTGCGCTGCAGTTATTTCCGCTCGCGCCGCTGGACCGCGCACAGTCGCTGACACTCGCCGAGGAACTCATGGGTTCAGACCCCTCGCTGCGCGGACTGACCCGGCAGGTGGTCTCCCGCGCAGCGGGCAACCCGTTCTTCGTCCACGAGATCGTCCGGGATCTCGCGGCTCGCGACGTTCTCGCCGGCGCTCCGGGTGCCTATGTCCTGCGCGGCGATCCGACCGACATCACCGTCCCCGCAACCCTTCAGGTCGCGATCGCCGCCCGCATCGACCGCCTCGACCCCGACGCCAAGCGGCTGCTCAACGCGGCGGCGCTGGCGGGCTCAGAGTTCACCGCCGACCTGCTGGCCGACACCCTGACGACCACCGAGAGCAGCATCCAATCCGGGCTCGACAAACTCGTCGCGGCCGAACTCATCCAGCCCACCGCCACCACGCCGACGGCTGAATACGCGTTCGGCCACCCGCTGATTCGCGCCGTCGCGAGCGAGACGCAGCTGCGTTCCGTGCGCACCTCGGTGCACCGGCGACTCGCGGCGACCATCGAGACGCGCAGCGGGCCTGATCCCGACCACAACGCGGCACTGATCGCGACACACCTGGAGTCGGCTGGCGACCTGCTCGACGCGTTCATGTGGCACTTGCGCGCGGGCGCGTGGTTCACCAATCGAGACATCGGCGCCGCGCGCACCAGCTGGCAGCAGGCCCGTGCCGTCGCCGATCGGATGCCAGCCAGCGAGCCCTACCGGGACCTGATGCGCATCACGCCCCGATCGCTGCTGTGTGGCAGCTCGTGGCGTGCTGGCGGGAGCGTCGCCGATGCGGGTTTCGAGGAGTTGGATCGGCTGTGCCGCGATGCCGACGCACCGATTCCCCTGGCGATGGGCATGGCGGGCCACATGTCCGCGCTCTCGGTGCACGCCCGAGCGAGGGAGTCCGCCGCACTCGCCCCGCAGTACGAGGCCCTCGTCGAGTCGATTGGCGACCCCAACGTGACGACGGGGCTGCTCTTCGCCGCCATCTACGCCAAACACCTGACTGGTGACACGGCGGAGGCGCTGCGGCTGGCGCAGCGGGTGATCGACCTGGCGGCGGGGGATCCGATCAGGGGCAACTTCCTCACCGGATCGCCGTTGGCCTTCGCGACCGCGATGCGGGCCGCCGCGAAGTGCGGTCTTGGTCGCGATGGCTGGTTACAGGACTTCGACGACGCGAATCGCCTTGCGCGCGCGGCCGACCCGACCACGTACGTCTCGACGGTGATGTTCAAGTACTCGGTGGGCATCTCGGTCGGCGCACTTGTCGTCGACGACACCGCACGATGCGAGACCGCCGAGGCGCTCGAGATTGCGCTGGCGTTCAGCGAGGACATGGCGCTCGGCCTCGCGCAGGTCGCTCGTGGCCTGGCGCTGGTGCACTCCGATGACGACGCCGACCGCGCGCACGGTTTCGAACTGTTCGCCGCGGCTCGCGCGCTGGCCGACGCCGACCGGTACTCGGCCAACGAGGTACGACTGATCGAGATCGAGGAGGCCGCCCAGTGCGCCCGGTCCGGTGACCTCGACCATGCGATCGAGACGGCAACCCAGGTCGCGGTGACGCTGATCGAGGCCGGTATGCCGCTGTATCTGGGTCACGCGACGACGGTGCTCGTCACCGCGCTGCTTGGCCGCGCAGCGGACGGGGACGTGACACGGGCCAGGTCGGCGGTGGATCGACTCGCGGAGTTCACGGGGCCGTCCACCGTCGGCTTCCATGAACTGCCGTTGGTGCGGCTGCGCGCGCTGGTGACCCGCGCCGAGGGTGACGACACCGGCTACCGGCGATTGGCGAACCGCTATCGGCGCATGGCCCACGAACGGGGGTATGCGGGCCACGTTCTCATCGCGGACTCCATGGGATGA
- a CDS encoding phosphotriesterase-related protein, translating to MSGLTVNTARGAIDASKLGVTLMHEHVFIMTTEIMENYPEAWGDGARREADAIVRLNELKSRGVDTIVDLTVLGLGRYIPRIARIAAATELNIVVATGLYTYNDVPMYFHYLGPGAALGGPEIMTEMFVRDIEHGIADTGVKAAILKCATDEPGVTPGVERVLRAVAQAHRQTGVPISTHTHAASRRGLQQQAIFAEEGVDLTRVVIGHSGDTTDIAYLEELIANGSYIGMDRFGVDAYLSTADRVATVATMCERGHADRMVLSHDASCYFDALPEETLPIALPNWHYLHIHNDVIPALRARGVTDEQLTTMLVDNPRRIFAAQGGY from the coding sequence ATGAGCGGGTTGACGGTGAACACGGCTCGGGGCGCGATTGACGCCTCGAAGCTCGGCGTGACGCTCATGCACGAGCACGTCTTCATCATGACCACCGAGATCATGGAGAACTATCCCGAGGCCTGGGGTGACGGCGCCAGGCGCGAGGCCGACGCGATCGTGCGCCTCAACGAGCTCAAGTCCCGGGGCGTCGACACCATCGTCGATCTCACCGTGCTCGGCCTGGGCCGCTACATTCCGAGGATCGCGCGGATCGCCGCGGCCACCGAGTTGAACATCGTGGTGGCCACCGGCCTCTACACCTACAACGACGTGCCGATGTACTTCCACTATCTGGGCCCAGGGGCGGCGCTGGGCGGGCCCGAGATCATGACCGAGATGTTCGTACGCGACATCGAGCACGGTATCGCCGACACCGGTGTCAAGGCCGCAATCCTGAAGTGCGCCACCGATGAACCGGGTGTCACACCGGGTGTCGAGCGCGTGCTGCGCGCGGTCGCGCAGGCGCATCGGCAGACCGGCGTGCCCATCTCCACCCACACGCACGCGGCGAGCCGACGCGGCCTGCAACAGCAGGCCATCTTCGCCGAGGAGGGCGTCGACCTCACCCGCGTGGTGATCGGGCACTCCGGGGACACCACCGATATCGCCTACCTCGAGGAACTCATAGCGAATGGGTCCTATATCGGGATGGACCGGTTCGGTGTCGATGCCTACCTGTCCACCGCGGACCGCGTCGCGACCGTCGCGACCATGTGCGAGCGTGGCCACGCCGACAGGATGGTGCTATCGCACGACGCGTCCTGCTACTTCGACGCGCTGCCCGAGGAGACGCTGCCGATCGCGCTGCCGAACTGGCACTACCTGCACATCCACAACGACGTCATCCCGGCGCTGCGGGCGCGCGGTGTCACCGATGAACAGTTGACGACAATGCTGGTCGACAATCCCCGGCGGATCTTCGCCGCGCAGGGCGGTTACTGA
- a CDS encoding acyltransferase translates to MRACAAIGVVVTHVAFQTGHTTGFTGRVLGRFDLAVAVFFALSGFLLWRGHAAAARGLRQVPPTGHYLRSRIVRIMPGYLVAVVVILTLMPDVTANLTVWLANLTLTQIYVPLTLTAGLTQMWSLSVEVSFYLALPLLALLARRLPVPARLPALVVLAAASLAWGLIPFDAPFGVNPMNWPPAFFSWFAAGMVIAELSVSPVGWMHRLARRRILMAGLGLAAFAVAASPIAGPEGLTPGTVGQFVVKTAMGAVVAATLLAPLVLDAPGTPHRFLGSAGMVTLGRWSYGLFVWHLAALAMVFPVIGEFAFSGHMPVVLALTLVFGFAIAAVSYALVESPCREALRRWERRRRPSPLDSSVTDEVEPAVAR, encoded by the coding sequence ATGCGGGCGTGCGCCGCCATCGGTGTCGTCGTCACCCACGTGGCGTTTCAGACCGGGCACACCACGGGGTTCACGGGGCGGGTGCTGGGCCGATTCGACCTGGCGGTGGCCGTCTTCTTCGCGCTGTCGGGCTTCCTGCTGTGGCGCGGTCACGCCGCCGCGGCGCGCGGTCTGCGGCAGGTCCCCCCGACGGGGCACTACCTGCGGTCGCGCATCGTCCGCATCATGCCGGGCTACCTGGTGGCGGTCGTGGTGATCCTCACACTCATGCCCGACGTGACGGCGAACCTCACGGTGTGGCTGGCCAATCTGACGCTCACCCAGATCTACGTCCCGCTGACGCTGACGGCTGGCTTGACCCAGATGTGGAGCCTCTCAGTCGAGGTGAGCTTCTATCTCGCGCTGCCACTGCTCGCGCTGCTGGCCCGCAGGCTGCCGGTGCCCGCCCGTCTGCCCGCGCTGGTCGTGCTGGCCGCCGCGAGCCTGGCATGGGGGCTCATCCCGTTCGACGCACCGTTCGGGGTCAACCCGATGAACTGGCCGCCCGCCTTCTTCTCCTGGTTCGCCGCAGGGATGGTGATCGCCGAGCTGAGCGTCAGCCCGGTCGGCTGGATGCACCGGTTGGCGCGGCGCCGAATCCTGATGGCGGGCCTGGGCCTGGCGGCGTTCGCGGTCGCGGCCTCCCCGATCGCAGGCCCGGAGGGGCTGACGCCGGGGACCGTCGGCCAGTTCGTGGTCAAGACGGCGATGGGCGCGGTGGTCGCCGCCACGCTGTTGGCGCCGCTGGTGCTGGACGCTCCCGGCACCCCGCACCGATTCCTGGGCAGCGCGGGTATGGTGACGCTGGGGCGCTGGTCCTACGGGCTGTTCGTGTGGCACCTGGCCGCGCTTGCGATGGTGTTCCCGGTGATCGGCGAGTTCGCCTTCAGCGGCCACATGCCGGTGGTGTTGGCGCTGACGCTGGTGTTCGGCTTCGCGATCGCCGCGGTGAGCTACGCGCTTGTCGAGTCGCCGTGTCGAGAGGCGTTGCGGCGCTGGGAGAGGCGGCGCCGTCCCTCACCGCTGGACAGCTCGGTCACCGATGAGGTGGAGCCTGCCGTCGCGAGATAG